One Fibrobacterota bacterium genomic window carries:
- a CDS encoding PQQ-dependent sugar dehydrogenase, producing MSIRFPFIAACPAILFGAFCAAPILAQTGGITFKDAYPGTTFHDPVYFGAFPGHPGVNVVLEQHAANVLLVSKKSDGSVVKDTLYHLSVGADLEQGLLGIAFHPDYATNHKYYISYDPPGSTYYDMVEERLADATGMKDSGNPGRVLIKIDDPFVNHNGGNLAFGPKDGYLYYAVGDGGDANDPLGNGQNKNAWLGKMHRIDVNSKDAGLEYHIPADNPFASGGGRPEIYAYGLRNPWRWNFDAPTGELWEGDVGQEATEEVNLITKGGNYGWKTMEGTQGTNDGTMTLPIYTYSHASIKGAGFGPNGPAIIGGVIFRANPASQYYGTYFIADWGSKGFWNLKRDAAGAVTATTLSASPVSISSFGTDADGRIYACGYYNGILYLLDSPDLQPATGIRAGQARYSLPGHSFAAIPGGRLDARAFASSPVLNLLGLDGSRMGTLRKDDARLPEHMARGLYLLQEPQGKGAPDVLAIR from the coding sequence ATGTCTATCCGTTTCCCTTTCATCGCCGCTTGCCCCGCCATCCTGTTTGGCGCGTTCTGCGCCGCCCCTATCCTGGCCCAGACGGGCGGGATCACCTTCAAGGATGCGTACCCCGGAACCACCTTCCATGATCCCGTTTACTTCGGAGCCTTCCCCGGCCATCCCGGCGTCAACGTGGTGCTGGAACAACATGCGGCCAACGTCCTGCTCGTTTCCAAGAAATCCGATGGGAGCGTGGTGAAAGACACCTTGTACCACCTGAGCGTGGGCGCGGATCTGGAGCAAGGACTGCTCGGCATCGCGTTCCATCCCGACTACGCCACCAACCATAAGTACTACATCAGCTACGATCCTCCCGGCAGCACCTACTACGACATGGTCGAGGAGCGTCTCGCCGATGCGACGGGCATGAAGGATTCCGGGAACCCGGGCCGCGTCCTCATCAAGATCGACGACCCTTTCGTGAACCACAACGGGGGCAATCTCGCCTTCGGGCCCAAGGACGGCTACCTCTATTACGCGGTGGGGGACGGCGGCGACGCGAACGATCCGCTGGGGAACGGGCAGAACAAGAACGCCTGGCTGGGCAAGATGCATCGCATCGACGTGAACTCGAAGGACGCGGGCCTGGAGTACCACATCCCGGCGGACAATCCCTTCGCGAGCGGGGGCGGCCGGCCCGAGATTTACGCGTATGGCTTGCGCAATCCCTGGAGATGGAATTTCGACGCGCCGACGGGGGAGCTTTGGGAAGGCGATGTGGGCCAGGAGGCGACGGAAGAAGTGAACCTGATAACCAAAGGCGGCAATTACGGCTGGAAGACGATGGAGGGCACCCAGGGTACGAACGACGGCACCATGACCCTTCCCATCTACACCTATTCCCACGCTTCCATCAAGGGCGCCGGATTCGGCCCCAACGGCCCGGCCATCATCGGCGGAGTGATCTTCCGGGCCAATCCGGCCTCGCAATATTACGGCACCTATTTCATCGCCGATTGGGGATCGAAAGGATTCTGGAACCTGAAGCGCGATGCGGCCGGCGCGGTCACCGCCACCACGCTGAGCGCTTCCCCCGTAAGCATCTCCTCTTTCGGGACCGATGCCGACGGGCGGATCTACGCCTGCGGCTATTACAACGGGATCCTGTACCTGCTAGACAGCCCGGATCTGCAGCCGGCCACCGGCATACGAGCGGGCCAGGCCCGTTACTCCCTTCCCGGCCATAGCTTCGCGGCGATCCCCGGCGGCCGCCTCGATGCGCGCGCTTTCGCCTCCTCCCCGGTCCTGAACCTGCTCGGTCTGGATGGAAGCCGGATGGGGACGCTACGGAAGGACGATGCCCGCCTGCCCGAGCACATGGCGCGGGGCCTTTACCTGCTGCAAGAGCCGCAGGGAAAAGGCGCTCCCGACGTGTTGGCGATCCGTTAG
- a CDS encoding PQQ-dependent sugar dehydrogenase yields MSARARIVLTLAPFLAGCIPVQSQIKFTNAYPGTKFDRPVYFGPFPGRAKTNVILEQHLGNALIVYMNTDGSVAKDTLYHATVNGTDNEMGLLGIAFHPSFNTNHKYYICYNPPNTPYHDIVEERIADATGMKDSGTKGRILIDIDDPYSNHNGGTLGFGPKDGYLYFGVGDGGSANDPNGNAQNKNAWLGKMHRIDVNSKDTGLEYHIPADNPFASGGRPEVFAYGLRNPWKWTFDALTGLMWVGDVGQDHIEEVDTLTKGGNYGWKVMEGNQSAGNGGTKDSSMIAPLFTYDHATTGNCVIGGVVFRSNPASKYYGNYLISDNGTSLFWALKLNATGTATATTLANTPTGFSSFGVDAEGHVYGCGLSNGTIYLLDSPDLAPATVLKPDGAAREAHGRTFTVRPGARLDARAFAAAPVLELFGLNGNRLGALRKDDARLPADMDAGVYLLKPATGAGLPDLLRVK; encoded by the coding sequence GGAACGAAATTCGATCGGCCCGTGTATTTCGGGCCCTTCCCCGGCCGCGCCAAGACCAACGTGATCTTGGAGCAGCACCTGGGAAACGCCTTGATCGTCTACATGAACACCGACGGCAGCGTGGCCAAGGATACCTTGTACCATGCGACGGTGAACGGCACGGACAATGAAATGGGGCTGCTCGGCATCGCCTTCCATCCCAGCTTCAACACCAACCATAAGTACTACATCTGCTACAATCCGCCGAACACCCCTTACCATGACATCGTGGAAGAGCGCATCGCCGATGCCACGGGCATGAAGGACTCCGGCACCAAGGGCCGCATCCTCATCGATATCGACGATCCCTATAGCAACCATAACGGCGGCACCCTCGGCTTCGGCCCCAAGGACGGGTACCTCTATTTCGGCGTGGGCGACGGCGGCAGCGCCAACGATCCCAACGGGAACGCGCAGAACAAGAACGCCTGGCTGGGCAAGATGCATCGCATCGACGTGAACTCGAAGGATACCGGATTGGAATACCATATCCCCGCCGACAATCCTTTCGCCAGCGGCGGCCGGCCGGAGGTATTCGCCTACGGCTTGCGCAACCCCTGGAAGTGGACTTTTGACGCGTTGACCGGCCTGATGTGGGTGGGCGATGTGGGCCAGGACCATATCGAGGAAGTCGATACCTTGACCAAGGGCGGCAATTACGGCTGGAAGGTGATGGAAGGGAACCAGAGCGCGGGGAACGGCGGCACGAAGGATAGCTCGATGATCGCGCCGCTCTTCACCTATGACCATGCCACCACCGGCAATTGCGTGATCGGCGGCGTGGTGTTCCGCTCCAATCCCGCTTCCAAGTACTACGGCAACTATCTCATCTCCGACAACGGCACCAGCCTGTTCTGGGCCCTGAAGCTCAATGCCACCGGGACGGCCACGGCCACCACCCTCGCGAATACCCCCACGGGATTCTCCTCCTTCGGGGTCGATGCCGAAGGGCATGTCTACGGCTGCGGCCTTAGCAATGGGACCATCTATCTCCTCGACAGCCCGGACCTGGCTCCCGCGACGGTTTTGAAACCGGATGGGGCCGCCCGCGAAGCGCATGGCCGCACCTTCACGGTCCGTCCCGGCGCCAGACTCGATGCGCGGGCTTTCGCGGCCGCCCCGGTCCTCGAACTCTTCGGCTTGAACGGGAACCGCTTAGGGGCCTTGCGCAAGGACGATGCGCGTTTACCGGCCGATATGGACGCGGGAGTATACCTGTTGAAGCCGGCGACCGGCGCAGGCCTTCCCGATCTGCTGCGGGTCAAGTAA